The following coding sequences are from one Rhineura floridana isolate rRhiFlo1 chromosome 2, rRhiFlo1.hap2, whole genome shotgun sequence window:
- the CNTF gene encoding ciliary neurotrophic factor, giving the protein MASSERPLVTSHHRDLCRRTVHLLRKMRSDVSSLLESYIEKQGLDKNFNLDSIDGVPTADTERWSEISDADRLGDNLKAYWAFQILLEEILEVQRSNLTPTDVSFHKSIQSVMLQVSGLAYQLQELMVTLEHNVPAKELESTRGGDEKGSFEKKMKGMKVLQELAQWTVRSVRDLHQISKSVQASAVPRTSRRLAQAQKK; this is encoded by the exons ATGGCTTCCTCAGAGCGGCCCCTTGTGACCTCCCACCACCGGGACCTCTGTCGCCGCACTGTTCATCTCCTGAGGAAAATGCGCTCGGATGTCAGTAGCCTCCTGGAGTCCTAT ATTGAGAAACAAGGGTTGGACAAAAACTTCAACTTGGACTCAATTGATGGTGTGCCAACAGCTGACACTGAACGATGGAGCGAGATCTCAGATGCGGACAGGCTGGGAGACAACCTGAAGGCTTACTGGGCATTTCAAATTTTACTGGAGGAAATCCTGGAAGTGCAGAGGTCTAACTTGACCCCGACTGATGTATCTTTCCATAAGTCTATCCAGTCAGTAATGCTGCAAGTTTCTGGTCTGGCTTACCAACTGCAGGAACTGATGGTAACATTGGAGCACAATGTGCCAGCCAAAGAGCTGGAAAGTACCAGAGGTGGTGATGAAAAGGGCTCCTTTGAAAAGAAAATGAAGGGCATGAAAGTGCTACAGGAGCTTGCCCAGTGGACTGTCAGGTCTGTCCGGGACCTACACCAAATTTCCAAGTCCGTTCAGGCAAGTGCTGTCCCACGTACAAGTCGCCGCCTGGCTCAAGCCCAGAAAAAATGA
- the LOC133376843 gene encoding macrophage-expressed gene 1 protein-like codes for MALWLWTLLVFLRAQDAGAQDPFGFKACKKAPEEKVLEVLPGGGWDNLRNMEMGMVMSLNYSQCRTTEDGEYLIPNDVFVVPLKKSIVKIHSEIIKDWLNYTDAFAQSINAEVSFLPVLNGKFSAGSQETKMHNIYDETVTTRVQARYHIYSVKAVPSFTFHKEFRHQLVKIGNYLENNQSRFADYLAEMLVLNYGTHVLTSLEAGASLIQEDQVKRSFLLEKASEKAGITASASATFFSKINLGMSFSMQVWDDLTKSYLENTVDSKIEGWGSVPFYPGITLQKWQEGIPNRLVAIGKSGLPLPFFITPETLPELPNPTVWRVAAAVKKAIRLYYAVNTHPGCVKPDSHNFNFQANVDDGSCQNPNTNFTFGGVFQECHGVSGRNTEKLCQTYRIQNPLTGSYSCPANFSAVLLHGEQRTASKPTTECHKECHSCYLFFSCCDTVCGIRYYPSTVKFNTYWCAALGPVPQDSGFLFGGLYTTGNENPVTRTCACPAYFFPLVLFDNLKVCVSSDYEMGSRFAVPFGGFFSCQSGNPLAGLLKGQSPGILQDVFYQDSPTKYPMKCPAGHSQHKAYLSDGCQILYCLQAGTLFAQQLAPIKLPPFLRSPSPNASIPETILVQSDGSQVWVKTRESGSWRLANATDRKDLALLFKGQFSSTLSGGSIAGISIAVIATLAITMAIAVCKIRRFRNRGYQEVPNGCLVEDEENYGSTATPAELNAA; via the coding sequence ATGGCTCTTTGGCTTTGGACTCTCCTGGTTTTCCTCAGGGCACAAGATGCAGGAGCCCAAGATCCATTTGGCTTCAAGGCCTGTAAGAAGGCTCCCGAAGAGAAAGTTCTGGAGGTGTTGCCAGGTGGTGGCTGGGACAACTTGCGCAACATGGAGATGGGAATGGTGATGAGCCTCAACTATTCCCAGTGCCGAACCACAGAAGATGGTGAATACCTCATTCCCAATGATGTCTTTGTGGTGCCTCTCAAGAAGAGCATAGTGAAAATTCACTCTGAGATCATTAAGGACTGGCTAAACTACACAGATGCCTTTGCCCAATCCATCAACGCTGaggtttccttccttcctgtgcTTAATGGCAAGTTCTCTGCTGGCTCCCAGGAGACTAAGATGCACAACATCTATGATGAGACGGTCACCACTCGGGTGCAGGCACGGTATCACATCTACTCTGTGAAAGCTGTGCCGTCCTTCACCTTCCACAAGGAGTTCCGCCATCAGCTTGTGAAGATAGGTAACTACCTAGAAAACAACCAAAGCCGGTTTGCTGACTATCTTGCAGAGATGCTGGTTCTCAACTATGGCACGCATGTCCTCACGAGTTTGGAGGCTGGAGCCAGCCTAATACAGGAGGACCAGGTGAAGCGTAGTTTTTTGTTAGAAAAGGCCTCAGAAAAAGCAGGCATCACTGCCTCAGCGTCAGCCACTTTTTTCAGCAAGATCAACCTGGGAATGAGTTTCTCTATGCAGGTCTGGGATGACCTGACTAAGAGCTACCTGGAAAACACAGTGGATTCCAAGATTGAAGGCTGGGGCAGTGTGCCCTTCTACCCTGGCATCACTCTTCAGAAGTGGCAGGAAGGCATCCCTAACAGGTTAGTGGCTATAGGCAAGTCTGGCTTGCCTCTGCCATTTTTCATCACTCCCGAGACCTTGCCAGAATTGCCCAACCCCACCGTTTGGCGAGTGGCTGCTGCCGTGAAAAAGGCCATCCGCCTCTACTATGCTGTCAACACCCACCCAGGCTGCGTCAAGCCCGATTCCCATAACTTCAACTTCCAGGCCAATGTAGATGATGGGTCGTGTCAAAACCCCAACACTAACTTCACCTTTGGGGGAGTCTTCCAGGAGTGCCACGGTGTGTCTGGCAGGAACACCGAGAAGCTTTGCCAGACCTATCGTATCCAGAACCCATTGACCGGCAGCTACTCTTGCCCAGCCAACTTCTCTGCTGTCCTTCTGCATGGAGAGCAACGCACTGCCAGCAAGCCCACGACAGAGTGTCACAAGGAGTGCCATTCCTGCtacctttttttttcttgctgcGATACTGTGTGTGGCATCCGTTACTACCCCAGCACAGTGAAGTTTAACACCTACTGGTGTGCTGCTTTAGGCCCAGTTCCCCAGGACTCAGGTTTCCTCTTTGGAGGACTTTACACCACTGGGAACGAGAACCCAGTTACCAGAACCTGTGCCTGTCCAGCCTACTTCTTCCCACTGGTGCTGTTTGATAATCTAAAAGTGTGTGTCAGCAGCGACTATGAGATGGGGTCCCGTTTTGCAGTGCCTTTTGGGGGCTTCTTTAGCTGCCAGTCTGGTAACCCTTTGGCTGGGCTACTGAAGGGACAGAGCCCCGGGATCTTACAAGATGTTTTCTACCAGGACTCACCTACCAAATACCCCATGAAATGCCCAGCTGGACATAGCCAACATAAGGCCTATTTGAGTGACGGCTGTCAAATCCTCTATTGCTTGCAGGCTGGCACGCTTTTTGCCCAGCAGTTAGCCCCGATCAAACTCCCACCCTTCTTGCGGTCACCATCCCCAAACGCCAGCATTCCTGAAACCATCTTGGTGCAGTCCGATGGTAGTCAAGTCTGGGTGAAGACACGTGAAAGCGGGAGCTGGAGGTTGGCCAATGCCACAGACAGGAAGGATCTGGCTCTTCTTTTTAAGGGACAATTTAGTTCAACACTATCAGGGGGCTCTATCGCTGGAATCTCAATAGCAGTGATTGCTACGCTGGCAATTACCATGGCTATCGCAGTTTGCAAAATCAGGCGCTTTAGGAACAGAGGATACCAGGAAGTGCCCAATGGATGTCTAGTAGAGGATGAAGAAAACTATGGATCCACAGCAACTCCTGCAGAACTCAATGCTGCCTGA